The sequence TTTTGATGTACAGAATAAAACTGTCATTGCAAAATATATGATCATTGCATCCGGTGATTCGAGCCGCCATGTAAAAGCATTAGCTGAGCAAGTGATGAAAAATCTCAAGCAATATGATAAAATAGATGTAGAAGGTATGGATGAAGGTAACTGGGTGATTGTGAATTTTCAAGGTATAATGGTTCACCTATTCAGGCCAGAAGTAAGAGAATATTATAAGATAGAAGAGTTATGGAATTGATTATCCAGGTAGCTGGTATACACTTGCTCAAATGTTGTAATTTTGAAGGCAACCCTTATGAAGTTGGTGGTGTCATTCCAGTGCTTGACACTGGAATCTAGAAAACTTAATCATAAACGAGCACACTATACAACATTTTTGATGAAATTTCATAATAAACTGGATTCCAGCGTCAAGCACTGGAATGACGCCATCGTTAACAACATCGTTTACACACAAAATAACATATTATGAAACATAAATCCGAGTTTTTAAATTTCATTCAAGAAAGAGGATACCTATATCAATGTACAAACATTGAAGGGTTAGACCAGCTATTATCACAAGATAATTATATAATTGCATACATTGGGTTTGATTGCACTGCACCAAGTCTGCATATTGGTAGTCTCATTCAAATTATGATGCTCCGCCACCTACAAAAATTTGGTTATAAACCAATAGTTCTACTTGGAGGTGGTACAACAAAAATTGGTGACCCTTCTGGCAAAGACAAAGCAAGAAGCTTCTTGCCGATAGAAGATATCAAACAAAATATACTAGTTATAAAGAAAACTCTCGAGAAAATGATATCTTTCGATGATGGAAAGACTGGCGCAGTGGTAGTAAATAACGCAGATTGGCTAGATAACATAAAATACATAGATTTTTTGCGTGATATAGGTGCACATTTTTCTGTAAATCGCATGTTAGGCTTTGATAGTGTGAAAATTAGGCTAGATAGGGAGCAAAATCTAAGCTTTCTCGAGTTTAACTACATGTTATTACAAGCCTATGATTTTGTCGAGTTGAATAAAAAGTATGGCTGTCGTCTCCAGATTGGAGGGTCAGACCAATGGGGAAATATAGTAAATGGAATTGAACTTGGCAAAAAGTTGAATTTATCTGAGCTGTTTGGTCTTACCACGCCTCTTTTACTAAATGCACAAGGAAAAAAGATGGGCAAAACTGAAAGTGGAGCTATATGGCTTGATGGCAGTATGCTAAATCCTTATGACTACTGGCAATATTTTCGCAATGTTGATGATCGAGATGTTGGCCGTTTTTTGAGACTTTTCACCGACTTATCAATTGATGAAATAAAAAAACTAGAGTCCTTGAAGGATCAAGAAACAAACGAAGCAAAAAAGGTTTTGGCAACAGAAGTGACGAAAATATGTCACGGTTGCAAAGAAGCCGAACTTGCACGATCTGCTGCAATCTCTGCTTTTGAAAATGAAGACAGTTCATTGCTTTCTGGTTACACTATTACAAAAGAACAAATTGCAAATGGTATACCCTTGATAGACCTGCTGTATGACACCGGTTTTGAACCTTCAAAAGGTGCGGCAAAGCGTTTAATACAAGGCAATGGATGCAAAGTTAATGATAATACTATAAACGATGTTAACTATACAATAAAATCTGAAAGCTTTAAAGGTCAGCCATTTATAAAATTATCTGCAGGAAAGAAACGCCATATTAAAATTTTAGTGAGTGAAGTAAGAAAGTAAATTTGTCTCTGTTCAGCAGAATAGCAAAATAAGGTAGCCAAGAAAAGACAATTATAGGAACAAATGGATATCATTGAAGCAGCTGACACTGTGGCAGAATCGCTAGGCAACCCTACTATCGCTAGCAGTTTCTTGCTGTCGATTTGCTGAGATTGGTTTATCAACTTGAGTATCAGGCTTTGACAATTTATATATAGCATTGCCAACTATTAGTGCTGTTGCTGTCATTGCAACTACTGCTATCACTATAGGTATTAACTCAGCTGTAATTGCTCCGGCTGTAAAAAGTGCTATAGATATAGCAGTACCTAATAATGCAGTTACTCCACCGGCAATCCACCCTTTCTTAATTGCTTGACAATTAAGATAGTATAAAGGAGTCTCTCCCCACATATCTACTGCATTAACATTGACACCTCTTTCCACAAGAGCATCTATTATGGCCATACTGCGAAATAAAGCAGCATAGTGTAAAGGAGTCCTTCTCCATATATTTATTGCATTAACATCTGCACCTTTTTCTATGAGAGCGTTTGCTATGTTTATACTATCAAGATAAGTAGTATTATGTAAAGGAGTATCTCCTTTTACATCTTTTTCATTAACATTTGCCCTTTTTTCCATGAGAGCCTTCGCTATATTTTCTAGGTTAAAGGAAGCCACCAAGTGCAAAAGAGTCGCTTTTTCACCATCTTTAAACACATAATTTATATCAAAGCCAGACTTTTCCCACTCTTCATATTCCTTTGAATATCTTTTCAGCTCATTTTGTATTTTTTCAATTACGTTATCTTTGCTTAAATCTTTGTCAACATTAACTAAACTCAATAATTCGTGCCAATTTGAAATTTCCATTGCCATAACCTTACCTTTAATTTTCAATAATGTATTTAATTATATGATAAGGAGTCAATTTAAATAAATTACACATACATGGAACTTATCAGATAAATATATAATATGAACTAGATTCCAGCGGGCTTTGTTGCATCACTATCTATGAAAGGCTAACTATACAAGCAGCTTATTGAAAATCTTATTTTTTGCAATCAATCTGATTAAATTTAAGAATAGTAATTTATTGTTTGTACTAGTAAATTTAATTCTACTTAAAATAGCTAAAGCATTGAAATTCTTGAATTCTAGCTAGATTAGTGAATGATAGTAAAACTTCTTTTACTTAAATTTAGATATTTATTGACTGTCCTTACTATAAATGCTAGAATAATAAGCTATTGATATTCTACATTTTTATCTTTTATCCATCGTAGATAGCGATGCAACAAAGCCCAATAGCGTCAACTTAAGGAAAGATGTTAAGGAGTAAAATACTGTAAAAAATAGGACCTTTGGTTTCTATTTTATTTCAATAAAGAAGATATCAGTAAAGCTTATCTATTAAGGTGTCACATAGAGGAGTGCTATAAACGACTCAAAGTAGAAGCAGAATTAGAGAATTTTTCTGGGATAAATTTAGAAACAAGAATTTTGTGCAAACTTGGTCATGTGCAATACTTCATATGTGTGATGCACAAGAGCCTTGGAACCCAGATCAAATTGCTGAGTATCGTTTAAATTTTTCAGTTTTATTTGTGTAATGAGACAGAAACTTTATCAGGTGCTTATTAGCACCAAAAAACTTTCAAGCCCTTTTTAAAATACGCACTAAAGTTAACGTGAAGATTATATAGCCTCAATAAAGTAGATAAGCCTAAACGCCATCATGCCTTTAGGAGAGCTTGCTAATTTATTCTCTTAAGTTAACGCCATTGCCTGAACAAATACATAAAAAAGTAGTACTTGCAAGAAAGAGTTACTTAAGAAATTAATTAACTTTGCTATTTTCTCTAACATACCTAGAAGAAATAGATACATTATCTAATGCGGTCCTAATACTAGCATTGTTCTCATTAACAACTATAGCTAGCTCACAAGCATTCAAAGTATATCTACCATATGGAAACAGTACAGTACTTACTTCAGTAAATGCATCTTGTAGCATGGTACTATTTTGAGCTCGTATTAAAATAGAATTGACACATTCAT is a genomic window of Wolbachia endosymbiont (group B) of Germaria angustata containing:
- the rsfS gene encoding ribosome silencing factor; its protein translation is MNGDTESIKNTIVDVIDQNKGQDIVTFDVQNKTVIAKYMIIASGDSSRHVKALAEQVMKNLKQYDKIDVEGMDEGNWVIVNFQGIMVHLFRPEVREYYKIEELWN
- the tyrS gene encoding tyrosine--tRNA ligase, which gives rise to MKHKSEFLNFIQERGYLYQCTNIEGLDQLLSQDNYIIAYIGFDCTAPSLHIGSLIQIMMLRHLQKFGYKPIVLLGGGTTKIGDPSGKDKARSFLPIEDIKQNILVIKKTLEKMISFDDGKTGAVVVNNADWLDNIKYIDFLRDIGAHFSVNRMLGFDSVKIRLDREQNLSFLEFNYMLLQAYDFVELNKKYGCRLQIGGSDQWGNIVNGIELGKKLNLSELFGLTTPLLLNAQGKKMGKTESGAIWLDGSMLNPYDYWQYFRNVDDRDVGRFLRLFTDLSIDEIKKLESLKDQETNEAKKVLATEVTKICHGCKEAELARSAAISAFENEDSSLLSGYTITKEQIANGIPLIDLLYDTGFEPSKGAAKRLIQGNGCKVNDNTINDVNYTIKSESFKGQPFIKLSAGKKRHIKILVSEVRK
- a CDS encoding ankyrin repeat domain-containing protein — encoded protein: MEISNWHELLSLVNVDKDLSKDNVIEKIQNELKRYSKEYEEWEKSGFDINYVFKDGEKATLLHLVASFNLENIAKALMEKRANVNEKDVKGDTPLHNTTYLDSINIANALIEKGADVNAINIWRRTPLHYAALFRSMAIIDALVERGVNVNAVDMWGETPLYYLNCQAIKKGWIAGGVTALLGTAISIALFTAGAITAELIPIVIAVVAMTATALIVGNAIYKLSKPDTQVDKPISANRQQETASDSRVA